The following are encoded in a window of Chryseobacterium sp. genomic DNA:
- the purH gene encoding bifunctional phosphoribosylaminoimidazolecarboxamide formyltransferase/IMP cyclohydrolase: MSKKRALISVSDKSGLIGFAKFLEEQNYELVSTGGTFKHLKEAGLNPIQIDEITEFPEMLDGRVKTLHPKVHGGLLAVRNSEEHMSTVQQHGIGLIDMVIVNLYPFFENANADISLDEKVEFIDIGGPSMLRSGAKNFNSVTVITDVQDYDLVKHEIAETGNTTAETRKKLAGKVFNLTAAYDAAISRMLLDEEYPQYLNASYKKVSDLRYGENPHQSAAFYASTTENGAMKDFEILGGKELSFNNLRDMDLCWKVVNEFKEEMACCAVKHSTPCGVAVGTSALETYTKTFECDPVSIFGGIIGMNFKVDGATATELNKTFLEIVMAPDFDEDALEILRKKKNLRIIKIKNPVSDAQTWVKVDGGILVQGSDSDFSDKIETVTAAKPSPEQEKALLFAQRVVKYVKSNAIVVSNGVQALGIGGGQVNRIWATEHAVQRAKEKFSGDLVLASDAFFPFRDVVDYCAAEGIKAIIQPGGSMRDEDSIAAANEHGIPMLFTGMRHFFH; this comes from the coding sequence ATGTCAAAGAAAAGAGCGCTGATCTCAGTTTCGGATAAATCCGGACTTATCGGTTTTGCAAAATTTTTAGAAGAACAGAATTATGAACTAGTTTCCACAGGTGGTACTTTTAAACACCTGAAGGAAGCGGGACTCAATCCAATTCAGATTGACGAGATAACGGAATTTCCGGAAATGCTGGACGGCCGTGTAAAAACACTTCACCCAAAAGTTCACGGAGGTTTACTTGCGGTGCGAAACAGTGAGGAACACATGTCCACCGTACAACAGCACGGAATCGGACTTATCGATATGGTTATCGTTAACCTGTATCCTTTCTTTGAGAATGCAAATGCAGATATTTCACTGGACGAAAAAGTGGAATTCATCGACATTGGCGGACCGTCTATGCTGCGTTCAGGAGCCAAGAATTTCAATTCGGTTACCGTAATTACTGATGTTCAGGATTATGATCTTGTTAAGCATGAAATCGCTGAAACAGGTAATACAACAGCTGAAACCAGAAAGAAATTGGCCGGAAAGGTTTTCAACCTGACTGCCGCTTACGACGCGGCAATTTCCAGAATGTTGCTGGACGAGGAATACCCTCAGTACCTGAATGCCTCCTATAAAAAAGTTTCTGACCTCCGTTACGGAGAAAACCCGCACCAGTCTGCGGCCTTTTACGCTTCTACTACCGAAAATGGTGCCATGAAGGATTTTGAAATCCTGGGCGGAAAGGAACTTTCCTTTAACAACTTGCGTGACATGGATCTTTGCTGGAAGGTAGTTAATGAGTTTAAAGAAGAAATGGCTTGCTGTGCCGTAAAGCACTCCACGCCATGCGGAGTAGCAGTCGGAACTTCAGCTTTGGAAACCTATACCAAAACGTTCGAATGTGATCCTGTATCCATTTTTGGTGGCATTATTGGCATGAATTTTAAAGTGGATGGTGCTACCGCCACGGAACTTAACAAAACCTTCCTCGAAATTGTAATGGCACCGGATTTTGATGAAGATGCCCTGGAAATCCTGAGGAAAAAGAAAAATCTCAGAATCATTAAGATCAAAAATCCCGTATCCGATGCGCAAACTTGGGTAAAGGTGGACGGCGGAATTCTGGTTCAGGGATCAGACAGTGACTTTTCAGATAAAATTGAAACAGTAACTGCGGCAAAACCCTCACCAGAGCAGGAAAAAGCGTTGCTGTTTGCTCAGCGCGTGGTAAAATACGTGAAGTCCAACGCTATAGTAGTATCAAACGGGGTACAGGCACTGGGTATCGGCGGTGGGCAGGTAAACCGGATCTGGGCTACAGAACACGCGGTTCAGCGTGCTAAGGAAAAGTTCAGCGGTGATCTTGTCCTAGCTTCAGATGCTTTCTTCCCATTTCGCGATGTGGTGGATTACTGTGCGGCCGAAGGTATTAAAGCCATTATACAGCCCGGCGGAAGTATGCGCGACGAGGACAGCATTGCTGCTGCAAATGAGCACGGTATTCCAATGCTGTTTACTGGTATGCGCCACTTTTTCCACTAA
- the purD gene encoding phosphoribosylamine--glycine ligase, with the protein MRVLIIGNGGREAAIGRKLAEDRRISQIFFAKGNAATEQIGKNISLTDNQDLVNFATKEAIDLTIVGPEAFLVSGIVDEFTKAGLNIFGPSKKVAKLEGSKAYSKKFMQDYGVKTADAQIFNSYVEAKAYLETAKYPLIIKASGLAQGKGVVLAEDKDEAMKTIHDFMIDKIYGDAGIKVVIEEYLRGFEASIICFSNGKDLFPCIAAKDYKRVGAGNRGPNTGGMGSVAPTPEFTAEHELDFRKYILEPTIAGLKDNYLMFKGFIFFGLMVTDKGCHLLEYNMRSGDPETQVILPLLENNLLDTINDCIEGKDIELKFKDEKAVCLVMASGGYPGKYETGYEITHLDRATQSTVLLAGASTKAGGVYTAGGRVINLVATGKDFEEARKKVYSDAKTIQFDYAFYRDDIAKF; encoded by the coding sequence ATGAGAGTACTAATCATAGGAAACGGTGGCCGCGAGGCTGCAATAGGCCGCAAACTTGCTGAAGACCGCAGGATCAGCCAAATATTTTTCGCCAAAGGAAATGCCGCAACAGAGCAGATTGGCAAAAATATCTCCTTAACCGATAACCAGGACTTGGTGAATTTCGCTACTAAAGAAGCTATTGACCTTACGATTGTAGGTCCGGAGGCATTTCTGGTGAGTGGCATTGTAGATGAGTTTACCAAAGCAGGACTCAATATTTTTGGCCCCTCAAAAAAAGTGGCAAAACTGGAAGGCAGTAAGGCATACTCCAAGAAATTCATGCAGGACTACGGTGTGAAAACAGCGGATGCCCAAATCTTTAATTCCTATGTAGAAGCTAAGGCTTATTTGGAAACTGCTAAATATCCGCTGATAATTAAAGCTTCAGGCTTGGCTCAGGGCAAGGGTGTAGTTTTAGCCGAAGATAAGGATGAAGCTATGAAGACCATTCACGACTTCATGATCGACAAGATTTATGGTGATGCCGGTATCAAGGTAGTTATAGAGGAATATCTTCGTGGCTTTGAGGCGTCGATAATCTGTTTCTCCAACGGTAAAGACCTGTTCCCATGTATTGCTGCAAAAGACTACAAACGTGTGGGTGCCGGAAACCGCGGACCAAATACGGGTGGTATGGGCAGTGTGGCACCAACTCCTGAGTTTACGGCAGAACATGAGCTGGACTTCCGCAAGTATATCCTGGAACCTACCATCGCCGGTCTCAAAGACAATTACCTGATGTTCAAAGGATTTATTTTCTTCGGACTTATGGTTACCGATAAGGGCTGTCACCTGCTGGAATATAATATGCGCTCCGGGGACCCTGAAACTCAGGTGATCCTTCCGCTTTTGGAAAATAACCTGCTGGACACCATTAACGACTGTATCGAAGGAAAAGATATTGAACTCAAGTTTAAAGATGAAAAAGCGGTTTGCCTTGTAATGGCTTCCGGTGGGTATCCTGGGAAGTACGAAACAGGCTACGAAATTACACACCTGGACAGAGCAACTCAAAGTACTGTCCTGTTGGCTGGCGCCTCCACCAAAGCTGGTGGTGTATATACAGCCGGCGGCAGGGTAATTAACCTTGTTGCTACAGGGAAAGATTTTGAAGAAGCCAGGAAGAAAGTGTATAGTGACGCGAAAACGATACAGTTCGACTACGCTTTCTATCGGGACGATATCGCGAAATTCTAA